One Aerococcus urinaeequi DNA segment encodes these proteins:
- a CDS encoding M15 family metallopeptidase — MSKINMNHFNKAYIAIVLAFILALAAYDISYSKTNAETETTTNQPTDTKTTEESASAASSDDEKRAEARKAELTETITTPVASNATTDEEASQMAEFSADYADDIQTYSVKDIATNVAATLELDETAAMAQLLTDLPKEVDVDSAQYQLVNKLNPLLTEPVMDFAYANSGKPYNAAITDAYTALIDAAASAGYTLSTISAHRTIAYQAQNVENGFQDYLAQGYSESEARDLTNAYFAPAEASEHSTGLAFDWLGTEWTGIGGSLDEAYADQPSAQWLAENAQDYGFILRYPQGKEQVTGYSFEPWHYRYVGVEAAQYIAQYEITLEEFLALVNYQTALTEEGLV, encoded by the coding sequence GTGTCAAAAATTAACATGAACCACTTTAACAAGGCCTACATCGCCATCGTCTTGGCCTTTATTCTAGCGCTTGCTGCCTATGATATCAGCTACAGTAAGACCAACGCCGAAACAGAAACCACCACAAACCAGCCTACAGATACAAAAACCACCGAAGAAAGTGCCTCTGCAGCCTCTTCAGATGATGAGAAAAGAGCTGAAGCACGTAAAGCTGAGTTGACAGAAACCATCACCACGCCAGTCGCATCAAACGCCACAACCGATGAAGAAGCCAGTCAAATGGCCGAATTTTCAGCCGACTATGCAGATGACATCCAAACTTATTCTGTGAAGGATATCGCAACAAATGTAGCTGCTACGCTGGAACTGGACGAAACTGCAGCCATGGCCCAGTTGCTGACAGACCTACCTAAAGAAGTTGATGTAGATTCAGCACAATATCAATTAGTCAATAAACTTAACCCATTACTTACCGAACCAGTGATGGATTTTGCTTATGCAAATTCAGGTAAACCCTATAACGCAGCGATTACAGATGCTTATACTGCTTTGATTGATGCAGCAGCAAGTGCCGGGTATACCCTGTCGACAATTTCTGCTCACCGGACCATTGCATATCAAGCACAAAATGTGGAGAATGGTTTTCAAGATTACTTAGCTCAAGGCTATTCAGAATCAGAAGCGCGTGACCTAACAAATGCTTATTTTGCCCCAGCAGAAGCCAGTGAACATTCAACTGGACTAGCCTTTGACTGGTTAGGAACTGAATGGACAGGTATAGGTGGCAGTTTAGATGAGGCTTATGCAGACCAACCATCAGCTCAATGGCTCGCAGAAAATGCCCAAGATTATGGCTTTATTTTACGATACCCACAAGGGAAAGAGCAGGTAACGGGGTATAGCTTTGAGCCATGGCACTACCGATATGTCGGTGTAGAAGCTGCACAATATATCGCCCAATATGAAATCACACTAGAAGAATTCTTAGCCCTAGTAAACTATCAAACAGCATTAACTGAAGAAGGATTAGTTTAA
- the proB gene encoding glutamate 5-kinase, with translation MNREGILSAERIVVKIGTHSLLNSQNQINYNRIDRLALALSTLIQEGKEVILVTSGAIGVGSVKMGLTSRPTDMASQQATAAVGQVALMNLYSRSFNYYSQFIGQILLTRDIIDFPDSYNNYKNAMNALLGQKILPIINENDAVAVDEMDHQTRFGDNDTLSALVASTMDADLLIFLTDVDGFYDDNPKRNPDAVRFDVLHEVTDDLMDMAKGDVSAFSTGGMETKLTAANESLKSGQMTVIMSSEDPMQILDLVKGDSIGTLFMPK, from the coding sequence ATGAATCGTGAAGGAATTTTAAGCGCGGAGAGAATTGTTGTGAAAATCGGGACACATTCTCTTTTGAATAGTCAAAATCAGATTAATTATAACCGAATTGACCGCCTAGCTTTGGCCCTTTCTACCTTAATTCAAGAGGGTAAGGAAGTAATCCTTGTAACCTCGGGTGCGATTGGTGTTGGTTCTGTCAAAATGGGCTTAACTAGCCGACCTACCGATATGGCATCACAGCAAGCGACTGCCGCTGTTGGACAAGTAGCTTTAATGAATTTATATAGTCGGTCGTTTAACTACTACAGCCAATTTATCGGGCAAATCTTGTTAACACGGGACATTATCGACTTCCCGGATTCTTACAACAACTACAAAAATGCCATGAATGCCTTATTAGGTCAAAAAATCTTACCCATTATCAATGAAAACGATGCGGTAGCGGTTGATGAAATGGACCACCAAACTCGTTTTGGTGACAACGATACCCTATCTGCCTTGGTTGCTTCGACGATGGACGCGGACTTGTTGATATTCCTAACAGATGTAGACGGCTTTTATGATGACAATCCGAAGCGAAATCCTGATGCGGTTCGCTTTGATGTCTTGCATGAGGTGACTGACGATTTAATGGATATGGCTAAGGGTGATGTTTCGGCTTTTTCAACTGGTGGAATGGAAACGAAATTAACAGCTGCTAATGAGTCTTTAAAATCCGGACAAATGACGGTGATTATGTCATC